From Chryseotalea sp. WA131a:
TTGACACTGATCCCGCCAAGGTGATTACAAAAGGCCGTTTGCAACCGGGCAAAATGTTTGTGGTGGATTTGGAGAAAGGCCGCATTGTGAGTGACGATGAGTTGAAGAAAGAGATTTGTACACGGCAACCGTATGGCAAATGGGTGAAAGAAAACAAAGTACGTTTATCTGACTTACCTGAGCCAGGTGGAAGCTTTCATAAATACGACCCTGTTACTTTTTTAAAGCGACAGATTTCATTTGGCTATACTTCGGAAGACTTGCGTGTGATCTTGATGCAGATGTGTGACACGGGCAAAGAAGCGTTGGGTTCGATGGGCAACGATACTCCGCTTGCAGTTTTGTCGAATCAGGCGCAGCATTTATCTAGTTATTTCAAGCAATTGTTTGCGCAAGTCACCAACCCGCCCATCGACCCAATACGCGAACGATTGGTGATGTCGCTGGCCTCGCATGTAGGTAGCTCGTTAAATTTATTGGAAGAATCGCCCGAGCATTGCATCACGCTTGAATTGCCGACACCAATTCTTTCTAACAATGAGCTGGAAAAAATCAGGTACATCGATCACCGACATTTACAAACCAAAACGATTTATACCTACTTTAAAGCAGATGGGCAACCCGGACAGTTGGAAAAAGGGTTGAACCGTGTGTGCCAATATGTGACAGACGCCATCGAAGATGGATTCACCATCATCATTCTATCGGATAGAAGTTTTGACAGTGGTCACGCACAAATTCCTTCGTTGCTGGCGGTAGCGGCTGTGCATCACGACTTGATTCGCAAAGGCATACGGGGTAAAGTGGGGTTGTTGGTAGAAGCTGGTGACGTATGGGAAACACATCATTTCGCTACCTTGTTAGGTTACGGTGCATCGGGCGTCAACCCTTACTTGGTGTACCAAACCATTCACGACATGAAGAAGCGAAATCTTTTGCGTGAAGATCTCACCGAAGAGAAAGCACTGTACAATTATAAAAAAGCTGTGGCCGGTGAGTTGCTGAAGATCATGAGCAAGATGGGGATTAGCACGTTGCAATCGTACCATGGTGCGCAGATATTTGAAGCACTCGGCATTCATGGCGATGTGGTCAATCAATATTTTACTGGCACAGTGTCGCGTATTGGAGGATTAACACTCGATGATATTGCCAAGGAAGCATTGGCAAAACACCAATTGGCATTTCCCAAGACCACCAATTTATCACCACGGTTGGAAGTGGGTGGCGTCTATCAATGGAAGCAACGGGGCGAAGCACATTTGTTCAATCCGCAAACCATCCATCTGCTGCAGCAATCCACCAAGACAAAAGATTACAACCTCTTCAAGAAATATTCCAGCCTCATCAACGAGCAAAGCGAGAAAGCCATTACGCTCCGCAGCTTGTTGAAATTCAAAAGTGCTAAACCAATTCCGCTCAGCGAAGTAGAATCCAAAGAAAAAATATTTAAACGATTTGCTACGGGCGCCATGTCGTTTGGCTCGATTTCGCACGAAGCGCACAGTACATTAGCCATTGCCATGAACCGCATTGGCGGAAAAAGTAATTGTGGCGAAGGTGGTGAAGATGAAGTTCGTTTTCATCGAAAAGAAAATGGCGACTGGGAAAACTCGGCCATCAAACAAGTAGCCTCCGGCCGATTTGGTGTAACGAGTTATTACCTTACCAACGCCAAGGAGTTGCAAATAAAAATGGCGCAAGGTGCCAAGCCAGGCGAAGGTGGACAATTACCCGGCCACAAAGTAGATGAGTGGATCGGTCGTGTGCGGCATTCTACTCCCGGTGTTGGATTGATTTCTCCACCTCCGCATCACGACATTTATTCGATTGAAGATCTGGCGCAACTGATTTTTGATTTGAAGAATGCCAACCGTGCCGCTCGCATTAGTGTAAAGCTGGTGAGTGAAGCGGGTGTTGGCACCATTGCATCGGGCTTAGCCAAAGCACATGCTGATGTGATTTTGATTGCCGGGCATGATGGAGGAACGGGCGCATCTCCTATCAGTTCCATTCGCCATGCAGGACTACCGTGGGAGTTGGGCTTGGCGGAAGCACATCAAACGCTAGTGAAAAATAAATTGCGCGGCCGCGTGGTCTTGCAAACTGACGGGCAAATTCGTACGGGCAGAGACTTGGCCATTGCTGCATTGCTTGGCGCGGAAGAATGGGGCGTAGCTACTGCAGCTCTCGTGACCACTGGTTGCATCATGATGCGTAAGTGTCATTTGAATACCTGCCCAGTGGGTGTGGCGACACAAAACAAAGAATTGCGTGCGCTATTCACTGGCAAGGCAGAATATGTGGTAAATCTTTTTGAATTTTTGGCGGAGGAGCTTCGCGAGGTAATGGCTGATCTGGGTTTCCGCACCGTTGATGAGATGGTAGGACAAGTGGATCGCCTGGAAATCAAAGAAGCAGATCAATGGAAGATGAATAACCTTAACTTGGACGCCATTTTGTACAGACATCATACAAGTTTGGACACAGCTTCATTTCACCAAGAAGAACAAGACCACGGCATTGAAAATGTGTTGGATAAAAAATTAATCAAAGCAGCAGAGTCTGCTTTGAAAGATGTTAATCCTGTAAAAGCAAGTTTCACCATTTCAAACCAAGACCGCGCGGTGGGCGCGATGCTCAGCAACGAAGTTTCAAAAATATATCTGGGGCCAGGGCTGCCAAAAGATACCATTAATTATCATTTTACAGGCACTGCAGGTCAAAGCTTTGGTGCCTTCACCACGGGCGGAATTACGTTTGAATTAGAGGGCGATGCGAATGATTATTTTGGAAAAGGCCTTTCGGGTGGAAAACTGATTTTGTACCCGCACAAAAAATCGACTTACAATCCTGCCAAAAATATTATTGTGGGCAATGTCGCCTTCTTTGGTGCTACTTCTGGTGAAAGCTACATCAATGGCATGGCGGGAGAGCGTTTTGCTGTACGCAACTCTGGAGTGAAAGTAGTGGTAGAGGGCGTGGGCGATCACGGCTGCGAATACATGACAGGCGGCACAGTTGTTATATTGGGCGAAACAGGGAGAAACTTTGCAGCCGGCATGAGCGGAGGGGTAGCGTATGTGTGGGACGTGAACAAAACATTTGCAAAAAATTGCAACATGGAAATGGTGCTGCTGGATGAAATGGATGGCGAAGATGAGTTGCTGTTGAAAAAGATGATTGATGCGCACCAACAGTTTACCAACAGTCAGGTAGCAGCTCACCTGATTAGTTATTGGGCGAGTGCCTTTAAGCATTTTGTGAAGGTAATGCCGATTGACTATAAAGCAGTTTTGGAAAAGAAAAAAATGAATCAATTGGTGGGTTGAGACTTACTTTCTTTTTAAGTTCAATTTATAACCTAAAGAAATACTTTGATATTCGTCCTGTTTTCCGCATTTGAGCCACCTAATTTAAAAGATCGATATTGAAAGCTTTTAGTAGTTGTTTGTGGTCCTCTGTTTTTACATGGAGAAGTTTGGCGGTTCTACCCGATTGAGGCAATTGTATTTCGATAGCGAAGACAGATTGCATCAGACGTATGGCCTTTTCGATGGATATTCCCACCTTTTTTTCAGCGAGTTGTCTTTCGAGTTCTTTATAGAGTTTGTAACTGCAAAAGGCAATTATAAGATGGGATTCAATCCTGTTCTTTAAGCGATGGTAGATAGGCCTTATTCGAAGGTCTGTCTTGGATATTCTAAAGGCCTTTTCAATATGCCATAGATTTTTGTAGTGATTGATGATTTCTTCCGGTGGCAATGCGGCATTGGTGACATATCCTTTTAACCCATCCCATTGCGTATCCTGATTAAATTTTCCGTAGTCGATTTGAACGGTGATTTGTCCCTCTAATTTGAGATACTTATTGTAGCCACGATTATTGATATGCTTTTTTGAAAGCTTGCCAAGTCGGATAGCTTGCTCTAAGCGATGTAAGCCTTTTACTCTATTACTTTTATCTTTAGTTGCACGCGTTGATGAGTGACTGACTATTAGTTTTAATCCATCGGGTCTTATCAAGGTGTGAATTTGATCATTTAACTTCAAGGCCAAAATTTGACTTTGCAGAACCTTCGATTCATTTTTTATTCGACCACCCAAAATGAATTGATACTTTAACCGAATCAAATCATTAATATTTTCTGAAGATAGTAGCCCTGCATCCGCTACAACAATCGCCTGGGCCATGCCGTACTTTTTAGTAAAAGCCTCTACCACAGGAAGCATCGTTTTGCCTTCAAACTTATTCCCTTCAAACATTTCAAAAGACAAGGGATACCCTTGTGTGCTCACCAACAGCCCTAGTAAAATCTGAGGATGTTGAGCCTTGCCATCTTTTGAAAAGCCTGTCTTGCGTAAATCGTCCTCGTCCTCAGCTTCAAAATACAAGGTGGTTACATCATAAAATAAGAGCTGGATCTGGCCCTTGAATAATTTTTGAGTGTGCTGGTAGCTCACCTCTTGTAATATGGATTTGTGCTTCGAATGGATTTTATCCAAATACCTGTACACCGAATCCATATCAAAAAAAATACTGTGGTGTTCCTGTAAGTAATTGATGGTTTTAAGCTTGCTCCCGGGATGGCTTATTCTGCTTAGCACAAGATGTCTAAATAAATCATCGGTAACCACATCAAAGCCAATCTCCCTGAATAGTTTACCTAAGATTAATTCATATCCAGCTACTTCTATTTTCCGAATGTTATTGCTGAAGGCATCAATAAATTTTTTATCCTCATCAAATTGCAAGTCAAGACTTTGTTGACGCACAAGCTTCTCTAGTTCCAAATGCGCTTGCCGTTCAAGAATTCTTATCTCCTCTGCCGAAGAGCCACTGCCAATGGACTTAACGTGAATTTGCCGTTGACCTTCCTTCCTGAATATATGAAGGCTCGTTGTACCTGATCGATTGACTTTCTTCCTTATAAACACCCTTCAAGATAACCTTGAGCCACCTAATTCAACCAAAAAATACCCCTAATTTTATCAAATTCAACGCTTTTTTGGCTCAAGTTAAAAAAGTGCGGAAAACAGGAGACTTACTTTCTTTTTAAGTTCAATTTATAACCTAAAGAAATACTTTGATATTCGTAACTTACTTTCAACGGGTAGCTATTGCCCCACAGACTTAAATCCTTAATCGCTGAGTTATTAAGTAATTGGTCTACTCTGTAAATTAAAATGAAATTCCACAACTTTACCCGAAATCCATAGTTGTAAAAATAATTTGTTGCTCTGATTGAATTATTAATTGCTGAATTAACATCGTCAACCCCTGAGCTGTTCAAAGGTTGTTTCTGATAAATAACTTGGTTAGAAGTTGATTGAAATTGAAAACTAACACCAGCAAGTAAACCTGCTTCAAATTCTACGGATTTGTTTAGTAATCGCAAGCCGCGCTTAAAAAGTGTATAGCCCAAGTCTATTGGAATTTCAAGGTTATAGCTTTGCTTTAACTCTGAATAATTTGATGCAGAAGTTTTCCCCGTGATGCTATTAAAAACAAAAAGTTGAAGACCAGAAGGCTTTCCTCCTCTATAATTAAGTTCGCTTCTAATCATTACGGGAAACCTTGACTTTAATTGGTACTCAAAAAATAGTCCCACCCCTTGGGGTGGGTACTCAAGCAATTGCGCGTTACTATTAGTAATTACCACCATTGAATCTACTTGTCCACCTCCGCCACCGCTTCGTCCAAAATTCTGGATTTGGACACCGAAGCTAATTTGAGCTCTTAATGTCAGACTAGTTAAAAGATATACGAGCAAGACGAATAGGATATTTTTTTTACAAATCATCTGTGAATATAAAAATAAGCAAGTTGATTTACCCCATACCTAGTTCCTTGACCGATTACATTGTCACAATATTTGACGTAGTCTTGAGCTAAAACTCGGTCTCTGCTAGAAATAGTTCTGGAAACAGTATAGCTCAGGCTTGTCCCGCTAACGCCCTGTGCTGTATATGTATAACTATTTGATGTTGTTTGACCATTTCCTAATGCCCACAAGGTATAAAGCATCTGCTCGCCATCATTTGTCCGATCCCAAGAAACTGTTGGAACTGCTGGGTTAAATTGTGTTGTCCAGCACCACCAAAAAAAGTCACATGATGAAGAGGTATGACGGCTAACCCAAAAATAGACCGAGAAGTTTTTAACTGAAGACCCATTGACTCCCCCATAATCAATATCCATTTTAAAGTCTTTTGCACTGCCTGTCCAATCCGCAACTGAGCTTAGAACATCAAAATTTTGGTAAGACATATCTCCAATCACATCTTTTCCGTCAGTAGGTTGACCAGCGCGATAACAAGTCGGTGTACTATTGCCACCACCACCACCACCTCCTCCTCCTCCACCGCCACCGCCACATGTTGCATCTATCAGGTTAAAGAAATTACTGACCTCTTTTTTCAAATAATAGCTACCGTGCGCTGTGGAGTTAATAGCTGTTGGGTTTGCTGACCTTAAATACTGAACACATCTCATATTACTAGTCCCCTTGCTTTTTACAATTTTTTCAAAAGATGGGTTGTCACGATTGTTGTAGAATTCAGTACGGACGTTTTCGCTAATTACCACAACGTGTTCTTTAGGGTCTCTAACGGTAGTTAATTTAGTGAAATTTCCTTTTGAGTCATACGCGCCAACTAAGGTATCTTTACCAGGCTTATGTTTTTCGGGAACAATGATAACCAAAGGCAGATGGCTCTGTGTATCCCATGTTTCAGGCATGACTGTTCGCAGTTCGGGTAAAACGATTTGCATCAGCGGATGAAACCTTAAAACGGAGTCAATGAATTGCGCATCTTTATTTGGGTCTAAAAGTGTGCGATAAGAATCTGCGAACAAAAAATTGTAATCTTCATCAAATTTCTTTAAGCATTCTTTTTTGATGTAATCTCGCACTTTTATGTCATTCATTTTCACAGCCAGAATTTTAGCCATTTTTACTGAAAGCATATCTTTGACGGTGCTTGGCTGCAAATAGCTTTCATCAAACGGCTTTATTTCAATGTCATTTTTACATTGATTGAATATTGAAATGAAGAAAACTAAAATAAACGACCTCAGGTAACTTCTAAAGCTGTAGTTGTGAGTAAATTTCTTTTTCATTTAGTTTGGGTTTAGAGGTTTAGTATGAATTAAAAAAGCATTACTTTTAATCTAAATATTTTTGCTAGTACATCTTTAGTTAAATGTATTTTGATAAAATGCTAATCACATTAGAATCGGATATAAGATTATTCTAAAAAGTAATAATTTTATACGTCAAAAAATTTACATTCAGAAATTTTATAATTATGCAGATAGGTACGCGTTTGAGACAACTGAGGGAAAGTAAGGGATATTCGCAGCAAAATGTAGCTGATTACTTAGAAATGGAACAACCCAACTATCAAAAGCTTGAAAGCGATAAAGCTCAACCAAAACTTGATCTGCTAGAAAAATTAGCTGACTTTTACAAAGTGTCGCTGGTGGATTTGATTTCTTCTGAAAAGAATTCCGTCCATATTCAAAACAACAACCACAACCATAACGGTGTAGTAATGGGTGATGCTGAATTATTTCAACTTTGCATCAAATCAAAAGAAGAAATTATCAAAGCCAAGGACGACATGATTTCACATCTACAAAAGGAACTTGAATCGCTAAGGAAAAAACATTAGTAAAATTAACTGCTCCTTACTGCCTACTTTTATCAAAATGAGTAAACCAACAGGATTTTTAGAAGTACCACGCGAGCTTCCGCAAAAACGTGACCCAAAAAAACGCATCAACGACTACAATGAAGTAGAAGGCGATGTCAACGTTGACATTACGGTGAAGCAAGCCACGCGCTGCATGGACTGTGGTGTTCCATTTTGCCACAACGGCTGTCCGCTGGGCAACATCATTCCTGAGTTTAACGATGCCGTGTACCAAGGCAATTGGAAGCTGGCGTATGAGATTCTGATTTCTACCAACAATTTCCCGGAATTCACTGGAAGAATTTGTCCCGCACCGTGCGAGGCATCGTGCGTATTGGGCATCAACAAACCCCCCGTTGCCATTGAGTACATCGAGAAAACGATTATCGAAAAAGCCTTTCAAGAGGGGTATGCAAAGCCACGGATCCCTTCTTTACGAACCAATAAAAAAGTTGCCATCATTGGTTCGGGTCCATCGGGCATAGCCGCAGCAGCACAATTGAACTATGCTGGGCATTCCGTTACGGTATTTGAACGAGCCGATGAAGTGGGCGGATTGTTGCGCTATGGTATTCCGGATTTTAAGTTGGACAAGCTAGTTGTGGAACGCAGGGTTAACTTGATGATTGAAGAAGGGGTGGAGTTTCAAACCAACACTTCAGTAGGTGAAGATATTTCAGTCAAGCAATTGGAAGAAGACTACGATGCAATTTTATTATGTACGGGTTCTACCATTCCGCGCGACTTGCCCATCCCCGGAAGGGAATTGAAAGGTGTGCATTTTGCCATGGATTTTTTGACCCAACAAAACAAACGCGTGAGCGGAAAGAAAAACACTAGCGAGGAGATTTGGGCTACTGGCAAAAATGTGGTGGTGATTGGTGGTGGCGATACAGGTTCGGATTGTGTAGGTACCTCGAATCGACATGGAGCAAAAAGTGTTACGCAAATTGAAATTTTGCCAAGGCCACCAAAAGAACGAACCGACTCGATGCCGTGGCCCAATTGGCCGATGATCCTTCGCACTTCTACTTCCCACGAAGAAGGTTGTGAGCGGCAGTGGAGCATTGTTACCAAAGAATTTTTGGGCGATGCACAAGGTAACGTAACGGGCATTAAAATTTCTGAAGTAGAGGTGAAGAGCGAACCTGGTAAAGCCCCTTCGTTTGTTGAGATAGAAGGAACCGAGAAAATTATTCCGTGTGAGTTGGCATTGTTTGCGATGGGTTTTTTGCATACGCAAAACGCATTGCCGAAACAACTAGGAATTGAGCAAGACGAGCGCGGCAACATCAAATGCACACGCTATCAAACTTCCAAAGAAAATATTTTTGCTGCTGGCGATGCACGCAGAGGCCAGAGCTTGGTGGTGTGGGCCATTAGTGAAGGCAGAGAAGCGGCCAGGGTAGTGGATCAATATCTAATGAATGAGACATTTTTAGAATCGAAAGACAGTGGAAATCTTTATCTACTAGGATAGAATCATTTCTGCAATCAGAATGATAAGGTTTTGATCCACTGGCTTGTGAGCATGGCTAAGGTGGGAATGAGATTTTGCTTCCCGGCTTTAAAAGCATGATCAGCTCCTTCTATTTTGCACAACGTTGCTTGAGACAGGTTGTTGATCACATTTTTTGTTAAACTCCATTCTGCGAGTTCATCGCGAGTACCCTGAATAAACAACGTAGGTATTTTTATGTCTTTCAAATGTTCCGCACGATCAACAGAAGGTTTGCCCGGTGGGTGCAATGGAAATCCATAGAAGATTATTCCTTTGATGAAATCTTGTTTCGCCTTCGAAAGATATTGAGAGGACATTCTGCCACCAAACGATTTTCCTGAAGCAAAAAGTGGAACACCTGGAAGGAACTCACTTCCTTTGTTGATGGCCGCTTCAATTGTTTTGTGTGCGATGGCAGGCATATCGGGTCTTCCTTTTTTATTTTCACTAAATGGAAAGTTGAAGCGGAGAGTTGATATGCCATGGTGTGCCAATTCTTTTGCGAGTGTGCTCATGAACGAATGGTTCATCCCTGCGCCAGCACCATGGGCAAGTGTTAACAGCGCGGCACTTGAATCTGCTTCAATGAATTCAGCCGACACGCTACCAAGAGTGTCAGAAACAAAAATTTTTAGAGGAGTAATTTTCACTTAAGAAAGGTAGCAATTACAACTTACTCATTCTTCAACACTTCCGTTGGATTAGCCTTCGCCACTTTTAATGTTTGCGAGCCAATCATAATTAGTGCCAATACTAAAATCACCAAAACACCCAGTACCATTTCAATAACATTCAAAGGTGCGTGATTTGCTGTATTCGGAAAAACAACCTGCTTGAAGAATAAAATAATAAGAGGCAATCCGATGATTGCTGCAATGAGCAATAACCATATAAAGCCTTTTCCAAGTAGGTAAATCAATGACGCCTCACTCGCACCCATTACTTTACGGATACTGATTTCTTTTAGTCTGATTTCAGTAGTGAATACCACCATACCTAAAAGGCCAAGCGATGCGATGCAGATAGCGAGGAAAGCAAGAAAGCCTGCTAATTTTATAGTTGCCTTTAAGCCAGCGAACGCCTCTTCTATTTGTTGGTTGTAAAAATTAGCTTCAAAAGGATGGATTGAATCAACTTTCGTCCAAATAGCCTCAATCTTGGAGTATGTAGCTAACAAATCACTCGAAGTTAGTTTTACGTTCATTACTCTGGAGGAGGCAGGAGCATAGCGAAAGACAATTTCTTTTGATGTTTGATTGTTTGCCCTGCCATATTGAAAATCTTTCATTACACCAACAATGGTCAGGTCTTTGTCATCTATACGAATAACATCACCCAATGCTTTGGTAGGATCTTGACCCGCGATATTAAACCGTTTCAATACCTGCAGGTTCACGATTACTTCTGTTTCTTTTGCACTGTCTGATTTTGCTACAAAATTTCTGCCAGATATAAGCTTATGTCCGTGCAGCGGCATATAGTTTTCATCGATCGAATTGAAACCTACGCCCGAAGAATCATTTGGACTGCCATGATACTTCATGTTTGTTCCGTAATAGTTCCCTACGCTTGTCACCATCAGCGACTGCGAAACATCATTTACCTCAGGTAACTCGTTCAGTTCTTTACGAAGAATAGCTGCGCTGTTGCCTTGCAATTCAATGTTAAGTATGTTTTCAGTGTTGAATCCAAGATTAAATGATACGTAGTGGTGATATTGACGATACACCCCGATGCTTGCACAAACTAGAATAATCGAAATACTGTATTGAATGACGATTAGAATTTTACGTCCTGTTATTTTATTAAGACCTTGAAAAGAGGATGTGTTTTTCAAAACTTTCAGTGCTTGTACATTGGCGAAGAATAGGGAAGGAAAAATACCTGCGGCTAGGCCAACTACAATGGCAAACAAAACGAAATAAACAATCACCATAGGCGAAAGTTGCAGGGTAAACATTTTCTGAATTTCAGGTTCAATACTCAAAAAATGTGGACGTAAGATAAAAAAACCGAGCATTGCCAAAGCCAACGCGCACAACGAAATGATTAATGCCTCTACTACAAACTGCGTTATTACATGCCCACGCTTCGCACCAATTACTTTACGGATGCCTACCTCTTTTGTGCGTTTAAGCGAACGCGCCACAGACAGGTTGGTGTAGTTAAAACATGCCGATAGGATAACCACAAAAGAGAGCCCTCCGAAAACCCACAGGAGGGTACTTCCAAGTACGGGTCCCATTTGATTGCCCATATTATCACTGACCATGATATTATCCATTCGCTGAAGCGACAGCTCAATGTGTGTATTCTTTACAGTACGATCTTCTGTTTCACTTAGCTTATCCAAATTTGTTTTGAAGTTTGTCAAGTCTGCATCCGTTGGAAGTAAAACGTAAACCCAGGTATTCCAAATATGATCCCAAGTCATTTCGTCTTTTGAATCCTTTTCTGTCACTTCTCTCGTGCTCAAGGAACACAGCATATCAAACTTGATATGTGAGAACGCAGGAATATTTTTCAATACGCCCGTAATGGTGTACTCACGACCGTTGTTGTAGGTAATTATTTTTCCAAGCGCATCCTCTTGTCCAAATAGTTTTTTAGCTGTCTCTTCTGTTACCACCACAGAGAACGGATCTTTCAACGCAGTGACTACATTTCCCTCTAATAGCTCAAAAGAAAAAACTTTAAACAATTCGGGGTTAGACCAATAGCCATTCAGCGGAATTATTTTTTCACCAAATTTTATATCGCCATTAAAATCTCTTCGCAGGATGGCAACCTCTTGAGGCGCGGTGAACGTTGCGCTAATCGCCTTTCCAGCTTTCAAAGAGGTAGTAGCCATAAAATTGCTCCCTTTGTCACCCAAGTATTCGTAGCGGCTAATCACTCGATAAATGTTATTGTAGTTTTTGTGAAACTTATCGTACGATTTTATATCCGAAAGAATCCCTATAAGAACCAACCCCACCGACATGCTCACGGCCAGCCCAACAATATTGATGAATGAAAAAAGTTTATTGCGCACCATGTTTCGCCCTGAGGTTTTGATATAGCTGCCTATCATAATAAAGTTGATGAAGGAATTTAAGAATTCCGGTTTCTTAATCGTATAAAGCCTAAAAAATTTTAAGACATCAAGGACATAAATAAGTTTTGCCTTTTTGGTACCTTTTGATTTTACATTTCGTTCAAAGTATTCATTTAAATCGCCTTGCAGGTCTTCCAGCAACTCTGGCTTGCAATACCAAGCCAAGAGCCGAGTAGCCCAACGTGGTGGCGATGTATCTTTATTGCTGCTCATTGATTCTTCTGAATAGTAGGCTGTATCCGGTTGACAGTCGGCAGTGAGGTAGCCCTGCCTATTGGAGGGTGCCTATTGCCTACTTGAAATAAAAGTTGTTTGGATTTTTTGCCGGGTCTCATCTCAAATTCTTTTCAACGAAAGCTCCGGAATAATGCTCCAATATTGGTCACGCAGCTCCTTTGATTTAAGAAGTGCAGACTTACCCGCATTGGTCACACTGTAGTACCTCTTTCTTTTTCCTCCTCGCGTATTGGTAGCTTCACCCAAGCGACTTTTTGCTAACCCTTTTTCCTCCAATCGATTGAGCACAGAGTGCACTACACCTAATTTTACAGCCCTCTTTGTTTTCTTTTCTAAGTCATCGCAAATCGCTACGCTGTAAGCATCATTCACCATAGCCGCAACGGTTAGTAGGACGAGTTCTTCAAATTCTCCTAAGTTCGTTCCTTTCATATTTGATCATTAATTACGTAAATGTATGTATTATCGTTACGATATTATCTTATTTTGGATGTAATAAATTGTCACAGCGTTCGAATCGCTAATACAAAAAAGAGGAAATTAATAAGTTGAGATATGAATTACTTGCTGCCCTTTGCGAAAAGCTTGGCCGCGCTGCTCAATGAAATTGGCTTGTGTAGATAAGTCCAATAACTTGTTTATGTATTCCTCCATGGCAGCTTGGGGCACGGTGATGGGCGCCCCATAGGTAACAGCTTCATCGATATAAGAGTATAACAGTTTCGGATATTCCTGTAGAAACAATGGATTATTGATAAACAGATCTACCCCTTCCACACGATTGGCCGTTATGGACATAACACCTATGACGGAAGCATCGTTGTCAAATAAACGCAGGAAAAAATCAACATACTCTTGCTCAGCCCTGCGAAAGGTACGATTATTGGCATGATCGGTATACGCATCGCTGCCACTGTTCACGCCATCGCGTTTGTTGCTTTTCGAAACTTCGTCCCAAACGTCTTGCTGACCTTTTTTGTGATCGATAATATCGCGCAAATGCTCATTGGCCATTCCATAATATTCTGAAAACTTCTGGTCGTTGTTTTCCCCTTTGTATTTCCATCGTCCTTTCTCTACGCAGAAAACAGGAA
This genomic window contains:
- the gltB gene encoding glutamate synthase large subunit, whose product is MKDQKYQGLYREEFEHDSCGVGFIANIKGHKSHQIVSDALTMLERMAHRGACGCEPNTGDGAGILIQVPHAFFISECSKLGFKLPAFGSYGVGLVFFPRDPKVREECRVALNRQIKKMKMGLVGYRVLPTNNAELGESALNTEPVMEQVFIKRLDAGTDPEDFERKLFVLRKYVTHVITESVKGVEGQFYFSSLSYKTISYKGMLTSGQLKPYFADLENEEVVSALAVIHSRFSTNTSPSWRLAQPFRYIAHNGEINTVQGNINWLKSKEVFFSSPNFSREELNMILPICNPKQSDSSNLDNVIELLVHAGRPLPHVMMMLIPEAWDGNDQMTQEKKDFYEYHANLMEPWDGPASITFTDGKIVGATLDRNGLRPSRFVVTDDDLVIMASEVGVLDTDPAKVITKGRLQPGKMFVVDLEKGRIVSDDELKKEICTRQPYGKWVKENKVRLSDLPEPGGSFHKYDPVTFLKRQISFGYTSEDLRVILMQMCDTGKEALGSMGNDTPLAVLSNQAQHLSSYFKQLFAQVTNPPIDPIRERLVMSLASHVGSSLNLLEESPEHCITLELPTPILSNNELEKIRYIDHRHLQTKTIYTYFKADGQPGQLEKGLNRVCQYVTDAIEDGFTIIILSDRSFDSGHAQIPSLLAVAAVHHDLIRKGIRGKVGLLVEAGDVWETHHFATLLGYGASGVNPYLVYQTIHDMKKRNLLREDLTEEKALYNYKKAVAGELLKIMSKMGISTLQSYHGAQIFEALGIHGDVVNQYFTGTVSRIGGLTLDDIAKEALAKHQLAFPKTTNLSPRLEVGGVYQWKQRGEAHLFNPQTIHLLQQSTKTKDYNLFKKYSSLINEQSEKAITLRSLLKFKSAKPIPLSEVESKEKIFKRFATGAMSFGSISHEAHSTLAIAMNRIGGKSNCGEGGEDEVRFHRKENGDWENSAIKQVASGRFGVTSYYLTNAKELQIKMAQGAKPGEGGQLPGHKVDEWIGRVRHSTPGVGLISPPPHHDIYSIEDLAQLIFDLKNANRAARISVKLVSEAGVGTIASGLAKAHADVILIAGHDGGTGASPISSIRHAGLPWELGLAEAHQTLVKNKLRGRVVLQTDGQIRTGRDLAIAALLGAEEWGVATAALVTTGCIMMRKCHLNTCPVGVATQNKELRALFTGKAEYVVNLFEFLAEELREVMADLGFRTVDEMVGQVDRLEIKEADQWKMNNLNLDAILYRHHTSLDTASFHQEEQDHGIENVLDKKLIKAAESALKDVNPVKASFTISNQDRAVGAMLSNEVSKIYLGPGLPKDTINYHFTGTAGQSFGAFTTGGITFELEGDANDYFGKGLSGGKLILYPHKKSTYNPAKNIIVGNVAFFGATSGESYINGMAGERFAVRNSGVKVVVEGVGDHGCEYMTGGTVVILGETGRNFAAGMSGGVAYVWDVNKTFAKNCNMEMVLLDEMDGEDELLLKKMIDAHQQFTNSQVAAHLISYWASAFKHFVKVMPIDYKAVLEKKKMNQLVG
- a CDS encoding IS1634 family transposase, producing the protein MFIRKKVNRSGTTSLHIFRKEGQRQIHVKSIGSGSSAEEIRILERQAHLELEKLVRQQSLDLQFDEDKKFIDAFSNNIRKIEVAGYELILGKLFREIGFDVVTDDLFRHLVLSRISHPGSKLKTINYLQEHHSIFFDMDSVYRYLDKIHSKHKSILQEVSYQHTQKLFKGQIQLLFYDVTTLYFEAEDEDDLRKTGFSKDGKAQHPQILLGLLVSTQGYPLSFEMFEGNKFEGKTMLPVVEAFTKKYGMAQAIVVADAGLLSSENINDLIRLKYQFILGGRIKNESKVLQSQILALKLNDQIHTLIRPDGLKLIVSHSSTRATKDKSNRVKGLHRLEQAIRLGKLSKKHINNRGYNKYLKLEGQITVQIDYGKFNQDTQWDGLKGYVTNAALPPEEIINHYKNLWHIEKAFRISKTDLRIRPIYHRLKNRIESHLIIAFCSYKLYKELERQLAEKKVGISIEKAIRLMQSVFAIEIQLPQSGRTAKLLHVKTEDHKQLLKAFNIDLLN
- a CDS encoding helix-turn-helix transcriptional regulator, with translation MQIGTRLRQLRESKGYSQQNVADYLEMEQPNYQKLESDKAQPKLDLLEKLADFYKVSLVDLISSEKNSVHIQNNNHNHNGVVMGDAELFQLCIKSKEEIIKAKDDMISHLQKELESLRKKH